From a single Desulfuribacillus alkaliarsenatis genomic region:
- a CDS encoding phosphodiester glycosidase family protein codes for MKKHHHRNVAIVIVFALLFNVIMLEGAFAASDSLQATTTADQTVTHSLLSEGRISEGTVLFTYELELLNNTTFARVIEVDLNNPYVEIRALSPDGGFNSRNTVIEMATDRGAVAAVNGDFFRMDRPAAPFGLHVEDGELLSSPAHLGNWLGFGVDGLGAPHILNWTFNGKVVIEDEHVYELFGYNQPEHFPWSGNSHGNRINLYDRHWGKEVPGVFFQQPMLQVIVDNGAVVSYGMTDQPAEIPENGFVLVADGAGAYFLNEHLEVGKKITVEYGLTPDMELLNAIGGHALLVENGKPVQPLKVTMAGRSARTAVGINAAANKVYFITIDAHPSLQGLTLDELAVFLANLGMDRALNLDGGGSSTMVAQPLGEFAPEVANRLMYGSQRRLPNAIGIFNNAPIGNPDTLIIHGDNGLLIGTEATYRVTGYDTHFHPLTIAKEDIKWEVIEGSSARAEVKNGVLKGIRSGEMTLRVSYKGLTTDKTVRVYGYDDIVNVRIIPEVVSLLPGQSITLSAEVEMLDGRVIEAGKDTVEWSTDIGTIEGNTFYAGNHTGYGTLTASVDGFITKAPIRIGGLREPFFTFREWQTVSFRGHPETLQGDFVIEDDLDFVYRGNRSGRLEYDFRPDLDVAPDLGVTDEVEIAYGQLGSGLISMGSNVLGVSAYIHGDNSGHWLRAEVIDANGTRRFVDLADEINWSGWKRVQGAIDPDWPQPLVLRSIYIVRHPDLIKADAPLTGTIHIDYIEMIKGLGSEQESMTDIIYDIAGAPVIEEKRTDHAHPAKGLRMLGYGKQMTLLKNEPIIYRIKEPEDPEGLIYQLGLWDEANTKWELIPAARLLETGELQFHLQKTGLYQLFITQKEMLGFVDTSGHWGKEYLADLVANGILHGYSDRTIRPDRPVTRAEFVVLLHRVFGSSINHGQTDTNIIEQFNDDIPVWAQEAITFAAKLGVVQGYNDGTFRSQQHISRTEMAVILGRMLELLYPEEFLEIDMQDYFQDADKIPDWASNYVGYMHSKGYITGHQGMFRPNASTTRAETAVVLWRYSSKK; via the coding sequence TTGAAAAAACATCATCATCGAAATGTTGCTATCGTAATCGTCTTTGCCTTGCTTTTTAATGTAATTATGCTCGAGGGTGCGTTTGCAGCTAGCGACAGCTTACAAGCAACAACTACTGCTGACCAAACAGTCACCCATAGCCTGTTGTCAGAAGGACGCATTAGTGAAGGTACGGTTTTATTTACATATGAGCTTGAATTACTAAATAACACAACTTTTGCTAGAGTTATAGAGGTAGATTTAAATAATCCTTACGTGGAAATCCGTGCACTATCCCCTGACGGAGGCTTTAATAGCCGTAATACAGTAATAGAGATGGCGACAGATCGAGGTGCTGTAGCTGCAGTTAATGGGGACTTTTTCCGCATGGATAGACCTGCAGCTCCTTTTGGATTGCATGTTGAAGATGGTGAATTACTGTCATCACCAGCCCATTTAGGAAATTGGTTAGGATTTGGAGTGGACGGTTTAGGAGCGCCACATATACTGAATTGGACCTTTAATGGTAAGGTAGTTATTGAAGATGAGCATGTATATGAATTATTTGGATATAATCAGCCAGAGCATTTCCCATGGTCTGGAAATAGCCACGGTAATCGGATTAATCTATATGACCGCCATTGGGGTAAAGAAGTGCCAGGCGTATTCTTCCAGCAACCGATGCTTCAGGTGATAGTAGATAATGGGGCTGTCGTGAGCTATGGTATGACAGACCAGCCAGCAGAAATTCCAGAAAACGGTTTTGTGTTGGTGGCAGATGGAGCAGGGGCATATTTTCTAAACGAGCATCTAGAAGTCGGCAAAAAAATCACAGTAGAATACGGTTTGACACCTGATATGGAGTTGTTAAATGCCATCGGTGGACACGCCTTGTTAGTTGAGAATGGCAAGCCGGTACAGCCATTAAAAGTTACGATGGCTGGTAGAAGTGCGCGGACTGCTGTAGGCATAAATGCTGCCGCGAATAAAGTGTATTTCATTACAATTGACGCGCACCCAAGTCTGCAGGGGCTGACCCTAGATGAACTAGCAGTGTTTTTGGCTAATCTGGGTATGGATAGGGCATTAAACCTAGATGGTGGAGGATCATCTACCATGGTGGCACAACCATTGGGAGAGTTTGCGCCAGAGGTAGCGAATAGGTTGATGTATGGCAGTCAGAGGCGACTTCCTAATGCTATCGGCATTTTTAATAATGCGCCTATTGGTAATCCTGATACTCTCATTATTCACGGAGATAATGGCCTATTGATAGGCACGGAAGCAACCTATAGAGTTACTGGATATGATACGCACTTCCATCCGTTAACAATTGCTAAAGAGGATATTAAGTGGGAAGTAATTGAAGGCAGCAGTGCCAGGGCTGAAGTAAAAAACGGTGTGTTAAAAGGCATTAGGTCAGGTGAAATGACTCTAAGGGTATCTTATAAAGGGTTAACGACAGATAAAACAGTTCGAGTCTATGGATATGATGATATTGTCAATGTCAGAATAATTCCAGAAGTGGTTAGCTTATTGCCAGGTCAGAGCATAACATTGTCAGCTGAAGTGGAGATGCTAGATGGACGTGTAATTGAAGCTGGCAAAGATACTGTAGAGTGGAGTACAGATATAGGGACCATCGAAGGCAATACCTTCTACGCTGGAAATCATACAGGATATGGCACATTAACTGCTTCTGTAGATGGATTTATAACTAAGGCACCAATCAGAATAGGTGGTTTAAGGGAGCCGTTCTTTACCTTTAGAGAATGGCAGACGGTGAGTTTTCGTGGTCATCCAGAAACACTTCAAGGGGATTTTGTGATTGAAGATGACTTAGACTTTGTATATCGAGGCAATCGCTCAGGAAGGCTGGAGTATGATTTTAGACCAGATTTAGACGTTGCACCAGATTTAGGCGTAACCGATGAAGTGGAGATTGCATATGGCCAGCTTGGATCTGGGCTAATATCTATGGGCTCTAATGTGCTTGGAGTGTCTGCATATATACATGGAGATAATAGTGGACATTGGTTACGTGCTGAAGTGATTGATGCTAATGGGACTCGTCGCTTCGTAGATTTGGCAGACGAGATTAATTGGTCAGGCTGGAAACGTGTACAGGGTGCGATAGATCCCGATTGGCCACAACCATTAGTGCTTCGAAGTATATATATTGTACGTCATCCAGATTTGATTAAAGCAGATGCACCGTTAACTGGAACGATTCATATCGATTATATAGAGATGATTAAAGGGCTAGGGTCAGAGCAGGAATCTATGACAGATATTATATATGATATTGCTGGAGCACCTGTAATTGAAGAAAAACGTACAGATCATGCTCATCCAGCAAAAGGCTTGCGCATGCTTGGCTACGGTAAACAAATGACATTGTTAAAAAATGAACCAATTATCTACAGAATTAAGGAACCAGAGGACCCAGAAGGATTAATATATCAGCTTGGGCTATGGGATGAAGCTAATACTAAATGGGAGCTTATTCCCGCTGCTAGATTGCTAGAAACGGGCGAATTACAATTCCATTTACAAAAAACTGGACTCTATCAATTATTTATAACCCAAAAAGAAATGCTAGGTTTTGTTGACACTAGCGGACATTGGGGTAAGGAGTACCTTGCAGATTTGGTTGCTAATGGAATACTGCACGGTTATAGTGATAGAACAATACGTCCAGATCGTCCAGTAACAAGGGCTGAATTTGTAGTGCTATTGCACAGGGTGTTCGGCTCTAGTATAAATCACGGACAAACAGATACTAATATCATTGAACAATTCAATGATGATATACCCGTTTGGGCACAGGAAGCTATTACCTTTGCAGCGAAGTTAGGGGTTGTACAGGGATATAATGATGGAACATTTCGATCACAGCAGCATATTAGTCGTACAGAGATGGCAGTAATCTTGGGGAGAATGCTAGAGCTACTATATCCTGAAGAGTTTCTAGAAATAGATATGCAAGATTACTTTCAAGACGCTGACAAAATCCCAGATTGGGCGTCAAATTATGTAGGGTATATGCATAGTAAAGGGTATATTACAGGACACCAAGGAATGTTTCGGCCAAATGCATCAACCACAAGAGCTGAAACTGCAGTAGTACTATGGAGATATAGTAGCAAAAAATAA
- a CDS encoding ATP-binding protein, which translates to MNNLHLSALILNKINTGIIVIDEQQKIVSWNHWLENYSGISAQEALYRHVPEILPILQKPYYQHLFKNAIENGQSMFCSGAIHSVFIPIKHKKNNGDSIVKQNMLIEPIDFEQQTYILIQINDITNQYKQVQLLKEEIKERKRVEEIIRKSELEMKRLRDKAIEASNAKTDFVATMSHEIRTPMNAIIGMAELLQDTELTEEQLEYVKIFNHAGENLLRIINDILDFSKIESGKMEKEDVEIMLPEFLEDIVSMYSFQAYKKNVKFSYKAKTDIPAFAYGDPTRLRQILTNILANAIKFTHTGEIIMEVRHKQVADNQIELQCRIQDTGIGIPKHKLQAIFEPFSQVDSSTSRTYGGTGLGLTIVKNLLEMMNGTIEVDSDLGDGTVFTFTVVLKVNPGSMSKDIPELKITGQQEDSNWQNVKINGMTSSNLEKIGKVNEHKKRILVAEDTPDNYKLIQLYLKDEDFIIDIAENGLIAVELFKKNNYHLIIMDIEMPELDGLEATQQIRQWEQEEGLMETPILAVTAHAILKYRVKSIEVGCNHYLAKPIKKKEFIDTVRELLT; encoded by the coding sequence ATGAATAATTTACATTTATCAGCATTGATACTTAATAAAATAAATACAGGAATTATTGTGATAGATGAGCAGCAAAAAATCGTTAGCTGGAATCACTGGTTAGAGAACTATTCAGGAATTTCCGCCCAAGAAGCACTTTATAGGCATGTTCCTGAAATTTTACCAATATTACAAAAACCTTACTATCAGCATCTATTTAAAAATGCAATTGAGAACGGGCAAAGTATGTTTTGTTCAGGTGCAATCCATTCAGTCTTTATTCCTATTAAGCATAAGAAAAACAATGGTGACAGTATAGTTAAGCAGAACATGCTGATTGAGCCTATTGACTTTGAGCAACAGACATATATACTCATACAGATTAATGATATTACAAATCAATATAAGCAAGTACAACTTCTGAAAGAGGAAATAAAAGAACGGAAACGTGTCGAGGAGATAATCCGCAAATCAGAGCTAGAAATGAAGAGGCTACGTGATAAAGCAATTGAGGCGTCAAACGCCAAAACGGATTTTGTAGCAACCATGAGCCATGAGATTCGCACCCCGATGAACGCAATTATTGGCATGGCAGAGCTACTACAAGATACAGAGTTAACAGAAGAACAACTAGAATATGTTAAAATTTTCAACCATGCTGGTGAGAATTTACTTCGTATCATTAACGATATTTTGGACTTTTCTAAAATCGAATCTGGAAAAATGGAAAAAGAAGACGTAGAAATCATGCTTCCTGAATTCCTTGAGGATATAGTATCAATGTACTCTTTCCAGGCATACAAAAAGAATGTAAAGTTTAGTTATAAGGCAAAAACTGACATACCAGCATTTGCATACGGAGACCCAACGCGCTTGCGGCAGATATTAACGAATATACTAGCAAATGCGATTAAGTTCACACACACTGGGGAAATAATTATGGAAGTACGGCATAAGCAAGTAGCAGATAACCAAATTGAACTGCAGTGCCGTATACAAGATACGGGAATTGGTATCCCTAAACATAAGCTACAAGCTATATTTGAGCCATTTTCTCAGGTTGATAGTTCTACTAGTCGTACATATGGTGGAACAGGTTTAGGGCTAACGATTGTCAAGAACTTATTAGAAATGATGAATGGTACTATTGAAGTGGATAGCGATTTAGGCGATGGGACAGTATTCACATTTACGGTCGTACTTAAAGTAAATCCTGGGAGTATGTCAAAAGATATACCTGAACTTAAAATTACTGGCCAGCAAGAAGATAGTAATTGGCAAAATGTTAAGATAAATGGCATGACGAGTTCAAACTTAGAGAAAATAGGTAAAGTAAATGAGCATAAAAAGCGTATATTAGTTGCAGAGGACACACCGGATAATTACAAGTTGATTCAACTATATTTAAAGGATGAAGATTTCATTATTGATATTGCGGAGAATGGCCTGATTGCCGTTGAGCTATTCAAAAAGAATAACTATCATTTAATTATAATGGATATAGAAATGCCAGAACTTGACGGTCTTGAAGCGACACAACAGATTAGACAATGGGAACAGGAAGAGGGTTTAATGGAAACTCCTATTTTAGCTGTTACTGCTCATGCTATATTGAAGTATAGGGTGAAGAGCATAGAGGTAGGCTGCAACCACTACTTAGCAAAACCAATTAAGAAAAAAGAATTTATTGACACAGTACGTGAATTATTGACTTAA
- the sodB gene encoding superoxide dismutase [Fe] — MQHKLPDLPYALNALEPHISAETLEYHHGKHHQTYVTNLNNLIAGTEFENMDLEEIVRKSSGGVFNNAAQVWNHTFYWNCLAPNGGGQPMDLLAAAIDKSFGSFEAFKEQFSKTAITTFGSGWAWLVKNPDGTLAIVSTSNAETPLTTNQTPLLTCDVWEHAYYVDYRNARPKYVESFWNLVNWDFVARNYG; from the coding sequence ATGCAACACAAGCTTCCAGATTTACCTTATGCTTTGAATGCTTTAGAACCACACATTTCGGCAGAAACACTTGAATATCACCATGGCAAGCACCATCAAACGTATGTCACTAATTTAAATAATTTAATTGCTGGAACAGAATTTGAGAATATGGACCTAGAGGAAATTGTTAGAAAGTCTTCTGGGGGAGTTTTCAATAATGCCGCTCAGGTATGGAACCATACATTTTATTGGAACTGCTTAGCTCCCAATGGTGGTGGTCAGCCTATGGATTTATTAGCAGCTGCGATTGATAAGTCATTCGGTTCCTTTGAAGCTTTTAAAGAGCAGTTTAGTAAAACTGCTATAACAACCTTTGGATCAGGGTGGGCATGGTTGGTTAAGAACCCTGATGGTACTTTGGCCATAGTAAGCACCAGCAATGCTGAAACACCACTTACAACTAATCAGACACCACTATTAACATGTGATGTTTGGGAACACGCCTACTATGTCGATTACAGGAATGCCCGTCCTAAATATGTTGAATCGTTTTGGAATCTTGTTAATTGGGACTTTGTAGCACGTAATTACGGTTAA
- a CDS encoding response regulator produces the protein MKILVVEDSKLYQRAVVKYLKPLLPEADFYFASDGEEGFMLFNEIKPDAMTIDLLMPKMTGDALIKKLKEQEHNTKIIVLSADVQKIVQDEVVSLGAAFFSKPLNEEKAEQMVQIIKKT, from the coding sequence GTGAAGATATTAGTGGTAGAAGACTCTAAGCTGTATCAAAGGGCTGTTGTGAAATATTTAAAGCCTTTGCTGCCAGAAGCTGACTTCTACTTCGCATCGGACGGCGAAGAAGGATTCATGCTTTTCAATGAGATTAAACCTGATGCTATGACTATTGATTTGTTAATGCCAAAGATGACCGGGGATGCTCTAATTAAAAAGCTTAAAGAACAAGAGCATAATACAAAAATAATTGTATTGTCAGCAGATGTACAAAAGATTGTTCAAGATGAAGTGGTTTCACTAGGCGCAGCGTTTTTCAGTAAACCTCTCAACGAAGAAAAAGCAGAACAGATGGTGCAAATAATTAAGAAAACTTAG
- a CDS encoding diguanylate cyclase, producing MKDEKKQTILIVDDSRTNIMALADLLKDVWAIKIATNGKDALRIAFSEDQPDLILLDVMMPDMDGYEVCKRLKAAPETKHIPIVFVTAMNQAKDEEYGLSLGAIDYITKPISPPIVKARVNNHLELKRYRDLLKENSMVDGLTGVANRRRFDEAIELEWRRALRYEHSLSLLMVDIDYFKRYNDTYGHLEGDECLRKVAITLKQTLKRPLDMLARWGGEEFACLLPDTDAESAFKVAEQLRKAIVGLQLPHESSPISEYVTVSIGVATVLPNAEMHREDLFKQSDEALYKAKENGRNQIFMG from the coding sequence ATGAAGGACGAAAAAAAGCAAACTATACTCATAGTTGATGACTCAAGAACTAATATTATGGCATTGGCAGACCTTCTAAAAGATGTATGGGCAATTAAAATCGCAACAAATGGCAAAGATGCGCTACGGATAGCATTCTCAGAAGACCAGCCTGACTTAATATTGTTAGATGTAATGATGCCTGATATGGATGGCTATGAGGTGTGTAAGCGCTTAAAAGCAGCTCCAGAGACTAAGCATATTCCGATAGTTTTTGTTACGGCTATGAACCAGGCTAAGGATGAGGAATATGGATTAAGCTTAGGAGCAATTGACTATATTACCAAACCAATAAGTCCGCCAATAGTAAAGGCAAGGGTGAATAATCATCTGGAGTTGAAAAGATATAGAGACTTACTTAAGGAAAACTCTATGGTTGATGGTTTAACGGGTGTAGCAAATCGCCGGCGTTTCGATGAAGCTATAGAGCTGGAGTGGCGTAGAGCACTTAGGTATGAGCATTCTCTATCTTTGTTAATGGTTGATATAGATTATTTCAAACGCTACAATGACACCTATGGACACTTAGAAGGTGATGAGTGCCTACGTAAAGTAGCAATTACATTAAAACAAACTCTTAAAAGACCTTTAGACATGCTAGCTAGATGGGGCGGTGAGGAATTTGCATGTTTACTTCCTGACACAGATGCTGAAAGTGCATTTAAGGTGGCTGAACAGCTGCGAAAAGCAATTGTTGGTTTGCAGCTGCCACACGAAAGTTCGCCAATCTCTGAATATGTCACGGTAAGCATTGGTGTGGCTACAGTTTTGCCAAACGCGGAAATGCATCGTGAAGACCTCTTTAAACAGTCAGATGAAGCGTTATATAAAGCTAAAGAGAATGGAAGAAATCAGATTTTTATGGGGTGA
- a CDS encoding HD-GYP domain-containing protein, protein MNQQKQKALIKDIANIFAEHQAEILEKWLKIMKRENIIVRQEEVPYFKNGFEKLISDFIQYLSVGDFESYYEGNEEVAMEVAYNDIDFKTFIRVFHFFEESYAKILLDNVPKEQAVDYLGAVDMLHHETIAIVAERYFEVKDNTIFALAKLTEQRDNNTGMHLERTREYAVILAKQLALDEDYISLLYKVGPLHDIGKVAICDDILLKPGRLTDEEFNQMKQHTTIGAETLAKIIDGQQLTRGFFLMGLEIILSHHERYDGTGYPHGLKGEEIPLSARIFAVADVYDALISKRPYKEPLSHENAVEIIANNSGSHFDPQIIEAFLSVEQEFKRISEQYSQQQ, encoded by the coding sequence TTGAATCAGCAGAAGCAGAAGGCATTAATAAAGGATATAGCAAATATATTTGCAGAACATCAAGCTGAGATATTAGAGAAATGGCTTAAGATTATGAAAAGAGAAAACATCATCGTTAGACAAGAAGAAGTGCCGTATTTTAAAAATGGATTTGAAAAGCTAATTTCTGATTTTATTCAGTACTTAAGTGTTGGAGATTTTGAGAGTTATTATGAAGGTAATGAAGAAGTTGCAATGGAAGTCGCTTATAATGACATAGATTTCAAGACGTTTATTCGTGTGTTTCACTTTTTTGAAGAAAGCTATGCAAAAATTCTGCTTGACAATGTTCCAAAGGAGCAGGCTGTAGATTACCTGGGTGCTGTCGATATGCTGCATCACGAAACAATTGCCATCGTAGCAGAAAGGTACTTTGAGGTTAAAGATAATACGATATTTGCTCTAGCAAAATTAACGGAGCAAAGAGATAACAATACAGGTATGCATTTAGAGCGAACAAGGGAATATGCTGTTATATTAGCTAAGCAGCTTGCATTAGATGAAGATTATATCTCTTTACTGTATAAAGTAGGGCCGCTTCATGATATTGGCAAGGTTGCAATCTGTGACGATATATTATTAAAGCCTGGTCGTCTTACGGATGAAGAATTCAATCAGATGAAGCAGCATACAACAATTGGTGCAGAAACGCTAGCGAAAATAATAGACGGACAGCAGCTTACAAGAGGATTTTTCCTTATGGGCTTAGAGATTATTTTAAGTCATCATGAAAGATATGATGGCACGGGTTATCCCCATGGGCTCAAAGGTGAGGAGATTCCTTTATCAGCAAGGATTTTTGCCGTGGCTGATGTATATGATGCTCTAATTTCTAAGCGGCCATATAAAGAACCGCTTAGTCATGAAAACGCAGTGGAAATTATTGCGAATAACTCTGGAAGCCACTTTGACCCACAGATTATTGAAGCTTTTTTATCTGTAGAACAAGAATTTAAACGTATTAGCGAGCAATATAGTCAACAGCAATAG